DNA sequence from the Staphylococcus epidermidis genome:
AATACCTTTTACTTTTCAGCGATGATTTTTCTTGCACTTGCAGTATTTTACGGATATTACTTTATTAAAACAAACAGAAGGGTTAAACCTTAAAATCTATAAATCGTTTATATAAAGATTAGTTGTATATATTAATGAAACGTCATTCATATGCATTTGAAATATGAATATTCAATATAAAACGTACATTAATCTTTTTGAATGATTAACTATACAATATAATTATGTTTCATATAAAAACGCCAAATCCCACTGAAACACAATAGGATTTGGCGTTTTTAGTTGATTAAGCGCTCTTCACGTATTTAACAATAATGATTCTGTAAATTCAATTTCACTTTACAATTTTGAACTTTTTATCCTAATGTAAAAGTTTCAATAATAGTCCATTTGTCCTCTTCTTCACTATATTGAAGTAACGATAGTTCTTCAATTATTTCTCTATGGTCTACCCCTGCTAATTTTACTTGACCATATATATCTTCAAATTCTTGACTTGTTAGACCTTGGGCAATTGTAAAATGTGGTACAAAAGGATGTTCAGCTGTACCGTAAAAATCTTCTGTATTAAATTGATTAAATAATTGATCTAATGACTCTGTTTTAGCAACTTTGAAGTATATAACATTACTGATTGGAGCGAAATTAGATGCCTTTGTAGCATGTACTTCTACTGGTTTAATACTAGAAATTCGATTTTTCACTTCATTTTTAATTAAATTAAAATCATGATCATCGATTTCAAATTGAGGTTTAATCGTGATATGAGGCATTATTTGAGCATAATGATTGTCATATCGCTTGCGATAAGCATTCACCTCATCTTGAAATGACTTTGACGGAACCAATGCTAATCCTAAAATCATTTAAATTCCTCCTTTGTTTAACTTATTCCTATTATATCAAAACTTTTTGAAAACCGTTACTTTTATCATGAAAACAATTACATTTCTGAAATTAATAGTGTTTCGCATTCAACAACCATTCGCTAACATACTATTTTATTTATCTTACTTTATTAAACATATTTTCCATTTATTGGATCACCTAAAAATTGTAAGAGAATATCTCCTAGCAATGGTTTCCATGATTTCCAATGATGTCCACCGTTAAATTCTTTATAGAAATATTCAATATTATCTTCTTTAATCAGTTGATTTAATTCACGGTTAGGTGTTAAAAAGTTAGCTCTTTTACCATTAGTTGGTAAAATAAAATCTGCTTCTTCTAAACCAATGGCATGCCATATCGTCAATTGACCTTTATTCATACATGTATCAATTTTTTTCTTAATATTTTCATTATACATTGGGCTCAATAACGCAACTCGACTAAAAATAGTTGGGTAAGTCATTGCAGTCATTAAAGCGATACTTCCTGCTAAACTATCTCCAATAAGTAACCTTGTATTACCTACTTTATAAGTTGGAAATGTCGCATCGATATAAGGAAGAATTTCTTTTCCCATTGCTTTAATGGTTAAATTAGAACGACTTCCTGAAGGATGAAATTCTTCCCTACGTTTTTCAACATCTTCGTAATGGAATCCTACTATAATTGCACGTTGTATTGATTGTTCTTCACGTAACTGTTCATATATGCGTTGTATTCTACCAAATCTAAAAAAATCTAAACCATCAAAGCAAAAAATCAACTGATATTTAAATAAGTTTGTATAATCCTCAGGTAAATAAACCGATAATGTTACATCTCTATTTAAAATATCACTATGTATTATTTTTTTATTAATCTTACCTACTTTAAACTCCGACATAAACCGATGCTCCCTTGTAATGTTAATACTATTGTATCAATACTTATAATACTTTTAAATTTATAGCAAGCTCGTATACAAATTAATTTCATACTAGTTTTTTCATTTTATTAAAAATAAAGTGCATGCAGTTATATTGTAAAAGTATTTACTCTTTTTAATGACTGAGTTTTGATATATACTTATTGAGTATGAAAAAGAATAAAATAGGAGGATCACAATCTATGTTCAATAAGGTTTGGTTTAGAACAGGAATATTTTTTATTATGCTGTTCATACTCATCAAACTATTTATGGAAGTGCATGAAGTATTTGCTCCAATAGCTACTATCATTGGTTCAGTCTTCCTTCCATTTTTAATTAGTGGATTTCTCTTTTACATATGTTTACCTTTTCAAAACATATTAGAAAAGTGGGGCTTTCCACGTTGGGCTAGTATAACAACAATATTCATAGGATTAATAGCTATCATCGCTATTGTGGTATCATTTATAGCACCTATCATTATTTCCAATATTAATAACTTAATTAAACAAACACCATCATTACAAAAAGAAGCCGAACAATTAATTAATTTCTCGTTAAGACAAATGGATAAATTACCAGATGATGTCACACATCGTATTAATAAAGCGGTTAAATCCATGGGAGATGGCGCAACGTCTATTTTATCTAATTCAGTGTCATATATTACGTCTTTCATCTCAACTGTATTTTTATTAATAATGGTGCCTTTCTTCCTGATATATATGCTAAAAGATCATGAAAAATTTATCCCAGCAATCGGTAAATTTTTCAAAGGAGAACGTAAAGTTTTTGTTGTAGATTTATTAAAAGACTTAAACTTCACTTTAAAATCATATATTCAAGGTCAAGTGACAGTTAGTATCATCTTAGGTATTATTTTATATATAGGTTATACGATTATAGGATTACCATATACACCTTTATTAGTATTATTCGCCGGCGTAGCTAACTTAATACCATTTTTAGGTCCATGGTTATCTTTTGCACCGGCAGCGATACTAGGTATTATTGATGGCCCTTCAACTTTTATTTGGGTATGTGTCGTAACATTAATCGCACAACAACTTGAAGGTAACGTGATAACTCCTAACGTAATGGGTAAATCATTAAGCATTCATCCATTAACTATTATTGTTGTCATACTTGCAGCTGGAGATTTGGGTGGTTTCACACTCATTCTTGTTGCAGTTCCATTATACGCTGTAATCAAAACATTAGTGAGCAACATTTTTAAATATCGTCAACGTATTGTCGATAAAGCAAATAGTAATGTTAAAGATTAATAATAGTTATAATCATAAGATTGAAAATTATACCACCAATTCAAGCCAAGGACATAATTAGATGTCCTTGGCTTTTTTATACACGTAAGCAATGAAACATGTCCTCTTATTAAACTCCGTCATTTCTACTGTTTATATGGAATGATGCATTTAATAAAATTTATAACCTCCGATACATTTCTAACAACAAAATAAATAGTGTCATCTAAAATTGATATTTATACCTTAAATATATTATAAATATCAAAGCAACATTGTCGATTGTCAATTTATTTCTTGAATAATTAAATGTCAAAACGCATTCTTATACACAAAAACAGGGATGATTTTAATTTCAAATCATCCCTGTACACCTATTGTGAGATTATACTATCTGATTTTTTAATTTATCAATAATTATTTAATTGCGTGGAATCCACCGTCAACGTGGATGTTCTCTCCAGTTACACCACTTGAAAGATCACTTAATAAATACGCAGCCGTCTTACCTACTTCTTCTTGATCAACGTTGCGTTTTAACGGCGCTCTCGCTTCAATTTCTTTAAGAATTGTATTAAATCCACCTACACCTTTAGCACTTAAAGTACGAATTGGCCCTGCAGAAATAGCATTGACACGAATATTATCTTCACCTAAGTCTAAAGCTAAATATTTAACATTCGCCTCTAAACTTGCTTTAGCTACACCCATAACATTATAGTTTTGAACTGCTGCCTCACCACCAATATAAGTCGTCGCAACAATACTTCCACCTTCAGGCATAAGTTTTTTGGCTTCATGAGCTACGAGAGTAAGTGAATATGAACTAATTTCTTGTGCAAGTAAGAAACCTTCGCGAGATGTTTCTGAAAATCGACCTCGTAAATCTTCCATATTGGCAAATGCGATTGAGTGATAAACACCATCAATCTGGCCTACATCTTTTCCGATTTGAGAAAAACCATTAATGATATCCTCATCATTCTGCACATCAATTTCATAGAGATGATGTTCAGATTGATTTAATTGTTCTAATAATTTCTCTAATTCTTTACGACTGCGTTCTTTACGATATGTAAATACCAGTTTAGCACCTAATCGATCTAATACTTTAGCGACGCCAAATGCGATACTACGTTTATTCGCAATACCCATAATGACGTAGGTTTTATTTTCTAGATTTAACATGATAGTGACTCCTTAATTTAAATTGATTATTACTACAGGCTGGCTAACTCTATGTTTACTAACCCTTTATACCCTTAATAGTTTAACATTTTTAGTACCTGATAATAAAGCAAAATAAAATGACCACAATAATCATATTCACTGTATATTTTTAACGGTTTACGAACAAAATTTACCAAACTTATTTTATTATAGGTAACCTCTGATAATTATGACTTATGTTAAATCAATCCGTAACTATCTTTTTGTTGAACAGTCCCACGTTTAATATCTTCATCCAAATTACCCATCATCTCTTTAAATAATTCTTGAAATCTTGTTTCATCTTGATCAGAATAGCCCTCAAATATAACGTTATCAATATTATCTTCATTGAAATAGTATATTTGATCTTCAACAACACCAACTGGGTATTTACATGCTTCTGCTTCTATTATTTCTACGCCTTTTCTTTCACATAGTTGACGTAAAATCACTCCAATATCTCTTTTGATTTTTCCATATATCACTTGTCTTCTATATTTTGGTGCAAAGACTATGTGATACTTACAATTCCATTTTGTATGTGCTAAACTGTTTGTGTCAGATGACATTAAAAAGCATCTCCTCGTGTTGAATATTTTGGTTGGCTGGCCAATATATATTCTAGCATGATGAGATGTTTTTTTAGATAACGGTAAAACCTTTTCTGAACCATACACATAACGCATGGCTTTCTATATACAGTAATGGCTTACCAATGACTTCATCCATCCTAGGCAAGCTGGTAATCATCAATTGAACCTCTTTGTCTTTTAAATAATTAACGGTATGAATCACTTCATCATAATTCCGTCCCAAACGGTCAATAGACTCTACAACAAATCTATCTCCCTTTCTCACAAAATTAAGTGCTTATAGAAATATAGGTCTGTTTTCTACTGACTTTCCCGATCTTTTTCTGTAAATATTTTTTCTAAGCCAAATGTTTACAAATTAGCTAGCTGTCTTTCTAAATTTTGTTTTATAGATGATACTCTCGCATAACCAACAATCATTAAATTTTACTTTTCTAATTTTATATATATAATGCAAAAAATCTATACAATAGGATGTAGTTTGGTATTTTTATTTCTTCGTTTAGTTATAGATATTTGAGCAGTTTAAATTACTAAAAAGCACAAAGGTTTGCAAAATTAAAAAGTGCCAGACGTGTCATTGCCATTGATCATGTTGAGCATAGATTAGCTCATACCGAGAAATATAACGGTGCTGAGGTTTATAATTTTTTAAAAGAAGATGACGTAGGAAAACTATTACATGAAACAACACGCGGTGGTGCAGATGTTGTTATAGATTGTGTCGGAATAGATGAACAAGTAGTTCAAGATGACTTAGAAGTTAGCTCAAATTCAATACAGAGAGGAAATATCAGCCCAATTGTTACGGCAACAGAATCAGTGAGAAAATATGGAACAATCCAATTGATAGGTGTCTATGGAACTGCAGCTGATAACTCCCAATTAGACTTAATATTTAATAGAAATGTTCAAGTGAAAAGTGGACAAGCGCCAGTTATTCATATGATGCCAAAA
Encoded proteins:
- the cozEa gene encoding lipoteichoic acid biosynthesis protein CozEa, producing the protein MFNKVWFRTGIFFIMLFILIKLFMEVHEVFAPIATIIGSVFLPFLISGFLFYICLPFQNILEKWGFPRWASITTIFIGLIAIIAIVVSFIAPIIISNINNLIKQTPSLQKEAEQLINFSLRQMDKLPDDVTHRINKAVKSMGDGATSILSNSVSYITSFISTVFLLIMVPFFLIYMLKDHEKFIPAIGKFFKGERKVFVVDLLKDLNFTLKSYIQGQVTVSIILGIILYIGYTIIGLPYTPLLVLFAGVANLIPFLGPWLSFAPAAILGIIDGPSTFIWVCVVTLIAQQLEGNVITPNVMGKSLSIHPLTIIVVILAAGDLGGFTLILVAVPLYAVIKTLVSNIFKYRQRIVDKANSNVKD
- the tnpA gene encoding IS200/IS605 family transposase produces the protein MSSDTNSLAHTKWNCKYHIVFAPKYRRQVIYGKIKRDIGVILRQLCERKGVEIIEAEACKYPVGVVEDQIYYFNEDNIDNVIFEGYSDQDETRFQELFKEMMGNLDEDIKRGTVQQKDSYGLI
- a CDS encoding YjcG family protein, whose amino-acid sequence is MILGLALVPSKSFQDEVNAYRKRYDNHYAQIMPHITIKPQFEIDDHDFNLIKNEVKNRISSIKPVEVHATKASNFAPISNVIYFKVAKTESLDQLFNQFNTEDFYGTAEHPFVPHFTIAQGLTSQEFEDIYGQVKLAGVDHREIIEELSLLQYSEEEDKWTIIETFTLG
- a CDS encoding esterase family protein, whose product is MSEFKVGKINKKIIHSDILNRDVTLSVYLPEDYTNLFKYQLIFCFDGLDFFRFGRIQRIYEQLREEQSIQRAIIVGFHYEDVEKRREEFHPSGSRSNLTIKAMGKEILPYIDATFPTYKVGNTRLLIGDSLAGSIALMTAMTYPTIFSRVALLSPMYNENIKKKIDTCMNKGQLTIWHAIGLEEADFILPTNGKRANFLTPNRELNQLIKEDNIEYFYKEFNGGHHWKSWKPLLGDILLQFLGDPINGKYV
- the fabI gene encoding enoyl-ACP reductase FabI; its protein translation is MLNLENKTYVIMGIANKRSIAFGVAKVLDRLGAKLVFTYRKERSRKELEKLLEQLNQSEHHLYEIDVQNDEDIINGFSQIGKDVGQIDGVYHSIAFANMEDLRGRFSETSREGFLLAQEISSYSLTLVAHEAKKLMPEGGSIVATTYIGGEAAVQNYNVMGVAKASLEANVKYLALDLGEDNIRVNAISAGPIRTLSAKGVGGFNTILKEIEARAPLKRNVDQEEVGKTAAYLLSDLSSGVTGENIHVDGGFHAIK